In Pseudomonas alcaliphila JAB1, a single window of DNA contains:
- a CDS encoding folate-binding protein YgfZ, with amino-acid sequence MADSAYFTLLDHEGLLAVRGADAAKFLQGQVTCNLNYLSANQSSLGARCTPKGRMLSSFRIVPVEDGYLLAMARELIESQQADLQKYAVFSKSKLSDESAAWVRFGLAGADAVLSELDLQLGTASDSLASAGQLLAVRLSDGRAELWAPAEEAPKLQAQLAAQLPQAPLNDWLLAQVRAGVGQVFGATRELFIPQMINLQALGGVSFKKGCYTGQEIVARMQYLGKLKRRLQRLRLVAAELPAVGVELFSPVHGSSVGEVVLAAQAGDAIELLAVLQEDAVNDGRIHLGSSEGPTLTLLDLPYQLDANQEIQR; translated from the coding sequence ATGGCCGATAGCGCTTACTTCACACTCCTCGATCACGAAGGCCTGCTCGCCGTACGCGGCGCGGACGCAGCCAAGTTCCTGCAGGGCCAAGTGACCTGCAACCTCAATTACCTCAGTGCCAACCAGTCCAGCCTTGGCGCCCGCTGCACGCCCAAGGGCCGCATGCTGTCGAGCTTTCGCATCGTCCCGGTGGAAGACGGCTACCTGCTGGCCATGGCACGCGAACTGATCGAGTCGCAGCAGGCCGATCTGCAGAAATATGCGGTGTTCTCCAAATCCAAGCTCAGCGACGAAAGCGCCGCCTGGGTCCGTTTTGGCCTGGCGGGCGCCGATGCCGTGCTGAGCGAACTCGATCTGCAGCTGGGCACCGCCAGTGATTCCCTGGCCAGCGCCGGCCAACTGCTCGCCGTACGCCTGAGCGATGGCCGCGCCGAACTTTGGGCGCCGGCAGAGGAAGCGCCAAAGCTGCAAGCCCAATTGGCCGCTCAACTGCCGCAGGCGCCACTGAACGACTGGTTGCTGGCTCAGGTCCGTGCGGGCGTGGGCCAGGTGTTCGGCGCGACACGTGAGCTGTTCATCCCGCAGATGATCAACCTGCAGGCCCTCGGCGGCGTGAGTTTCAAGAAAGGCTGCTACACCGGCCAGGAAATCGTCGCGCGCATGCAGTACCTGGGCAAGCTCAAGCGCCGCCTGCAGCGCCTGCGTCTGGTCGCTGCAGAGCTACCGGCCGTCGGCGTCGAATTGTTCTCACCGGTGCATGGCTCCAGCGTTGGCGAAGTGGTGCTGGCGGCCCAGGCCGGCGACGCCATCGAGCTGCTCGCCGTATTGCAGGAAGACGCCGTGAACGACGGCCGCATTCATCTCGGCAGCAGTGAAGGCCCGACCCTGACCCTGCTCGACCTGCCTTATCAGCTGGATGCCAACCAGGAAATCCAGCGCTGA
- a CDS encoding succinate dehydrogenase assembly factor 2, translating into MVEQSELNRLFWHSRRGMLELDVLLVPFVKEVYPSLDAENQARYRKLLECEDQDMFGWFMQRGEPEDADLRHIVRMILDRVQPK; encoded by the coding sequence ATGGTTGAGCAAAGTGAACTGAATCGCCTGTTCTGGCATAGCCGCCGTGGCATGCTGGAGCTGGACGTGCTGCTGGTGCCTTTCGTCAAGGAGGTGTACCCGAGCCTGGATGCCGAGAACCAGGCGCGCTATCGCAAGCTGCTAGAGTGCGAGGATCAGGACATGTTCGGCTGGTTCATGCAGCGCGGCGAGCCCGAGGATGCCGACCTGCGCCATATCGTGCGCATGATCCTGGACCGTGTCCAACCCAAGTGA
- a CDS encoding protein YgfX, which produces MSNPSDVFECRWQPSRWLLRLYLSVQALALLAPWLADIPTWSRLLSLVACLAHAAWVLPRHVLLTAPQAITGLRRDGFGWHLYSVAAGWQAVQLRPDSLALPLAVVLRYRLPGQRFSRGLCIARDALAPEQHRRLRLRLKFSRRRWAEPGTSASE; this is translated from the coding sequence GTGTCCAACCCAAGTGATGTCTTCGAGTGCCGTTGGCAGCCATCACGCTGGCTGCTGAGGCTCTACCTGTCGGTCCAGGCGCTGGCCTTGCTGGCGCCGTGGCTGGCCGACATTCCCACCTGGTCCAGGCTGCTGTCACTCGTGGCGTGCCTGGCACATGCCGCCTGGGTGCTACCGCGACACGTCCTGCTGACTGCGCCACAGGCCATCACGGGTTTGCGCCGTGATGGATTCGGCTGGCATCTATATAGCGTTGCAGCAGGCTGGCAGGCGGTGCAACTGCGCCCGGACAGTCTGGCGTTGCCGCTGGCGGTGGTGCTGCGCTATCGCCTGCCAGGCCAGCGTTTCAGTCGTGGGCTGTGCATTGCCCGCGATGCGCTGGCGCCCGAGCAGCACCGGCGCCTGCGCTTGCGTCTGAAGTTCAGCCGACGGCGCTGGGCTGAGCCTGGGACGTCGGCGTCAGAATAG
- the nadB gene encoding L-aspartate oxidase, whose amino-acid sequence MSQHFQHDVLVIGSGAAGLTLALTLPSHLRIAVLSKGKLANGSTYWAQGGVAAVLDDTDTVESHVADTLNAGAGLCSEDAVRFTVEHSREAIQWLIDQGVPFTRDDETAREDGGFEFHLTREGGHSHRRIIHAADATGAAIFNTLLEQARQRPNIELLEQRVAVDLITERKLGLDGERCLGAYVLDRDRGEVDTFSARFVILATGGAAKVYLYTSNPDGACGDGIAMAWRAGCRVGNLEFNQFHPTCLYHPQAKSFLITEAVRGEGGLLKLPNGERFMQRFDERAELAPRDIVARAIDHEMKRLGVDCVYLDISHKPAEFIKSHFPTVYERCLGFGIDITKQPIPVVPAAHYTCGGVVVDQHGRTDVPGLYAIGETSFTGLHGANRMASNSLLECFVYARSACADIVEQLDSIGMPSNLPDWDASQVTDSDEDVIIAHNWDELRRFMWDYVGIVRTNKRLQRAQHRVRLLLDEIDEFYSNYKVSRDLIELRNLALVAELMIRSAMQRHESRGLHYTLDYPEQLAEARDTILTPTSQAQPSAVG is encoded by the coding sequence ATGAGCCAACACTTCCAGCATGATGTTCTGGTCATCGGCAGCGGCGCCGCAGGCCTGACGCTCGCCCTCACCCTACCTTCCCATCTGCGCATCGCGGTATTGAGCAAAGGCAAGCTGGCCAATGGCTCGACCTACTGGGCGCAAGGTGGCGTGGCAGCCGTTCTGGACGATACCGACACGGTCGAATCACACGTCGCCGACACCCTCAACGCCGGTGCCGGTCTGTGCAGCGAAGACGCCGTGCGTTTCACCGTAGAACACAGCCGCGAGGCCATCCAGTGGCTGATCGATCAGGGCGTCCCCTTCACCCGAGACGATGAAACCGCGCGCGAGGACGGCGGCTTCGAATTCCATCTGACCCGCGAGGGCGGCCACAGCCATCGGCGCATCATCCACGCCGCCGACGCGACTGGCGCGGCAATTTTCAACACCCTGCTGGAGCAGGCCCGACAACGCCCGAACATCGAGCTGCTGGAGCAACGCGTCGCCGTCGACCTGATCACCGAGCGCAAGCTCGGCCTGGATGGCGAGCGCTGTCTGGGCGCTTATGTACTGGATCGTGACCGCGGTGAAGTGGACACCTTCAGCGCGCGCTTCGTAATTCTCGCCACCGGCGGCGCGGCCAAGGTCTACCTCTATACCAGCAACCCCGACGGTGCCTGTGGCGACGGCATCGCCATGGCCTGGCGTGCCGGCTGTCGCGTCGGCAACCTGGAGTTCAACCAGTTCCACCCTACCTGCCTGTATCACCCGCAGGCCAAGAGCTTCCTGATCACCGAAGCCGTGCGTGGCGAAGGCGGCCTGCTCAAGCTGCCCAATGGCGAACGCTTCATGCAGCGTTTCGATGAGCGCGCCGAACTGGCACCGCGCGATATCGTTGCCCGCGCCATCGACCATGAAATGAAGCGCCTGGGCGTCGACTGCGTGTACCTGGACATCAGTCACAAGCCGGCCGAATTCATCAAGAGTCATTTCCCCACCGTCTACGAACGCTGCCTGGGCTTTGGCATCGACATCACCAAGCAGCCCATCCCGGTGGTGCCGGCGGCGCATTACACCTGCGGTGGCGTGGTGGTCGACCAGCATGGCCGCACCGACGTGCCCGGCCTCTACGCCATTGGCGAAACCAGCTTCACCGGCCTGCATGGCGCCAACCGCATGGCCAGCAATTCGCTGCTCGAATGCTTCGTTTATGCGCGCTCAGCCTGCGCCGATATCGTCGAGCAGTTGGACAGCATCGGCATGCCCAGCAACCTCCCGGACTGGGACGCCAGCCAGGTGACCGACTCCGACGAGGACGTGATCATCGCCCACAACTGGGATGAGCTGCGGCGGTTCATGTGGGACTACGTCGGCATCGTGCGCACCAACAAGCGCCTGCAGCGCGCGCAACATCGCGTGCGCCTGCTGCTGGACGAGATCGACGAGTTCTATTCGAACTACAAGGTCAGTCGCGACTTGATCGAGCTGCGCAACCTCGCACTGGTCGCCGAGCTGATGATCCGCTCGGCCATGCAGCGTCATGAAAGCCGCGGGCTGCACTACACCCTCGACTACCCCGAGCAGTTGGCCGAAGCCCGCGACACTATTCTGACGCCGACGTCCCAGGCTCAGCCCAGCGCCGTCGGCTGA
- the rpoE gene encoding RNA polymerase sigma factor RpoE, translated as MLIQEDDQQLVERVQRGDKRAFDLLVLKYQHKILGLIVRFVHDTHEAQDVAQEAFVKAYRALGNFRGDSAFYTWLYRIAINTAKNYLVSRGRRPPDSDVSSDDAEFYDGDHGLKDIESPERALLRDEIEATVHRTIAQLPDDLRTALTLREFEGLSYEDIAGVMQCPVGTVRSRIFRAREAIDKSLQPLLQET; from the coding sequence ATGCTAATCCAGGAAGATGATCAGCAGCTGGTCGAGCGAGTGCAGCGTGGTGACAAGCGTGCCTTCGATCTGTTGGTGCTGAAGTATCAGCACAAGATCCTCGGTTTGATCGTGCGATTCGTGCACGACACCCACGAGGCTCAGGACGTCGCTCAGGAGGCTTTCGTAAAAGCCTACCGAGCGCTTGGAAACTTTCGCGGTGACAGTGCGTTCTACACATGGCTGTACCGCATCGCCATCAACACGGCGAAGAATTATCTGGTGTCACGCGGTCGGCGGCCGCCAGATAGTGATGTCAGTAGCGACGACGCGGAGTTCTATGACGGCGACCACGGCCTCAAGGACATCGAGTCACCGGAGCGGGCATTGCTGCGCGACGAGATCGAAGCCACCGTGCATCGAACCATCGCCCAGTTGCCGGATGATTTGCGCACGGCCCTGACCCTGCGTGAGTTCGAAGGCTTGAGTTACGAGGACATTGCCGGCGTCATGCAGTGTCCGGTAGGTACGGTGCGTTCGCGGATCTTCCGGGCGCGTGAGGCAATTGATAAGTCCCTGCAGCCCCTGTTGCAGGAAACCTAA